The Chamaesiphon minutus PCC 6605 DNA window AGCAGCTTTGCAGGCACATGAAAAGGTTTCTGGTAAGTATTAACAAAGTTTAACGTGACTTCTGTCTGGTTTTCGGAAGTAGAATGTAGGTCAAAGTCAAGATATGGCGTGTGTTGAAGTCTGGTCAAGCCAGTAGGGTGGGCATTGCCCACAGACCATTTTCGATTGAATAATATAAATATTTTGGTTTGTTAATATCGATGGATTAGTGAAAAGATTGTTCGACCGCATGACGTACAGTAGGTAATCGAATCAAACATTTCAAAGTCTTTTTGCTTTGGTTGCATACTACATATAGTGCAAAATTGAGTTTATCGATCGTCAAACGGATTGTTGAAGCTTACGATGGGGAGTTTACGATCGAGTCGGGGGAGGAGATTGGATCGATCGTCACAGTTCAACTACCAAAGATGTTGTCTTAGAAATACCTCGGATCGTATCTCTCGATTTTCATCTATCTCAACTCTAATTTAGAGCATATTATGTATGGCATCAGACTCGAACTTTGTTGAATACGTCTGCGATTGTCTCAATGGAGCGGGGCAAGTCTCATTCAAAAAAATGTTTGGTGAATATGCGATCTACTGCGATGGGAAAGTTGTCGCGCTGGTTTGCGATAACCAACTATTTGTCAAGCCGACTGCTGCTGGTCGAGCGGCGATGCTCCAAGGGAGCTGCGATGCGATCGATAGTATCGTAGAAGCACCCCCATATTCAGGTGCGAAACCATACTTCCTCATTGGCGAACAACTAGACAATCGAGAGTGGCTGTCAAATCTGATTCGATTAACAGCAAACGAGCTTCCGCTTCCGAAACCAAAGAAACCAAAATCTAAAAAAGAAAAAATATGAAATTTGGCTACACCATTGTCTACGTTTCCTCAGTTGCCGATGCACTAACCTTTTACAAGGAGGCATTTGGCTTTGAAACGCGCTTTTTACATGAGTCTGGTCAGTATGGTGAGTTAAACACTGGCGAAACAGTGCTGGCTTTTGCCTCACATGCTATGGGTGAAATGAATCTTGACGGACGCTATCAAAAATCCGATCTCAATGCTCCGCCTTTGGGAGTTGAATTGGCATTCGTCACCGATGACGTAGCCTCATCCTATGCCAAGGCGGTGGCCGCTGGTGCGATTTCCGTCAAGGAGCCGACCGCAAAGCCTTGGGGTCAGGTGGTTGCATACGTTCGGGCGATCGAAGGCTCGTTAATCGAACTCTGCTCCCCGATCGGCGGCTAACAATCTCACTATCATAATGGCAGTAAAGCATTAATATGTCGCCGCACCAAGTATTGTTGTTGCTCTGCCGAGAACTGTTCGGGGCAGATGACAACTCCAGTACCAATACCATCCACTAGGGCGATTAGTGCATTGGCTTCGGTGGTTAGATCGAGATCGGCTCGGATCGACTTGGCTGTCTGTAAGTCAGCTAATTCTTGATAAATAATCTGCCGTAAGCAGTCATAACGTTTTCGATGTTCCCGAACTAGTTGTTCGCGCCCGATCGAATAACCCAAAAACGCCATCCAAACTTTCCAATCGTCTCTGTCAATTTCCTTCAACGGTAGAGCGACAAAAATCAATGTAACTACTTTTTATCCAAATATCTTGAGTTAATAGATCGATTTGGGCACAGTTGCCAACTATCGTAATGTCGAGATTTTACTCTGTGTGGATTGGTCATCAACCTCGATCTCGCGTTCGCGGAGCGTCTCTTTTGGAGAATCAATTCCCTGCGCTCTGAAAGCCTCCACCTCATGAAAATGATCTCCAGCCCAGTTGCACAGAGTTTTTAATGGCTGTACCAGCGTCTCACCGAGTGTAGTCAGTGAATACTCAACCATCGGCGGGACAACCGGATACACCTTGCGATCGATTAACCCGCTACTTTCCAAACTTCGCAGAGTTTGAGTCAACATTTTTTGAGACACGCCACCAATTTGACGATGCAATTCGCTGTACCGTCTCGTCTCTCGCGACAAGGCGAGGATGACTAGCGCAGTCCACTTATCGGCAATTAAGTCGAGAATTTTGCGGACATCAGCATTTTGGTCGAGAACGCAGGGTCGGGAGGATGGTTCGGTCATATTACGCACTTTTAGGTGTGTATAGCACTTTTAAGTACATACTTGCTTCCTAGATTGTAGCCTGTTATTAATAAAGGTGCATCAGAACGAATGGTTAATCTGATGCAGTCAATCTATGATTCAGTGGGAGTTTTGAGATGATTAATCTGACAGGAAAAGTCGCGATCGTTACAGGCGGCACTTCAGGAATCGGTCGGGCGGCAGCGATCGCCTATGCCCAACAAGGAGCTAAGGTAGTGGTGGCAGGTCGCCGAGTTGCCGAAGGTGAAGAAACTGTCCGAATGATTAAAGCAGTAAGGGGTGATGCTATCTTCGTCCAAACCGATGTCACGCAAGCATCAGCGGTCAAAGCAACGATCGATCGAGCCGTTAGTACTTTTGGTCGTATCGATATTGCGTTTAACAACGCTGGTGTCTTCGGTGAAAGTGCCTCGTTGCTCGACCAGACAGACGATGAATACGATCGAATGATGAACGCCAACGTCAAAAGTGTTTGGTTGTGTATGAAATATGAGATCGCGCAGATGATCGAGCAGGGAAATGGTGCGTTCGCCTCTGGCGGCACTACGTGCATCGTCAATACTGCATCGATTCTAGCGACGATCGCCATGCCAAATATCCCGCTCTATGTCGCCAGCAAACATGCTGTAGTGGGTTTAACCAAAGCTACCGCGCTTCAATATGCCAAATCGGGTATCCGCGTCAATGCTGTATCTCCAGGCGCGATTGCCACAGAAATGATCGAACAAGCCACTGGCGGGCAAGATGAAGCAAAAGCATATATGGCGGGATTGCATCCGATCGGTCGGTTGGGCAAACCTGAGGAGATTGCTAATGCTGTGCTGTGGTTATCTTCAGATGCAGCTTCGTTTGTCACTGGTGAGACGTTAATGGTTGACGGTGGGTTTGTAGCTCAGTAATCTCGATCGAGTTGTACCGATCTGAAGGGAAGAGAAGCTAAAATTTTTGGAGTAGCACTAAATGTTTACAGGTCACAATTCTCAATTCTGGGACGATCGTTATGGTGAGACAAATTACGCCTACGGAACGAAGCCAAATCGATTTCTGACCGAGCAACAGTATTGGCTCAAACCTGAGATGAAAACTCTAGTTGTGGGTGATGGAGAAGGACGAAACGGTGTCTGGCTGGCGACACAGGGACTGGATGTTTTGTCGATCGATCTGTCGCCAGTGGGGTTAGCAAAAGCCCAAGCCTTGGCAACTCAGCAACAGGTACAGCTTCAAACTCGCTGTGCCGATCTTACGACAATAATTTTGAGTGTAGCTAGCAGGTAGGATGATTCACGATCCTGGCGATCGAGTAATAATTCTTGAAAATAGTGTTGAGATCGATTTCTAGTTCGCGATCGACAAGTGACTAACTAAATTACACTCACAACTTTCTCAAGATTCTCATCTAGTCTATAGATACGATTAGAGATCTAGAGTCATCACATGATATTGCTCAGAAGCATTGCCATCTGGCTAATTTTTATCGTTATTGAAAGCATCAATGGCACGATTCGCACTCTTTGGCTAGTGCCATTGCTGGGCGATCTGCGGGCGCATCAAATTTCCTTTGTGACCGGATCGCTGCTAATTCTGACGATCGCGACCATTTTTGTGCGTTGGTTGAAGATCTCTAGTTTGTCTCAATCGATTGGTGTGGGAGTCCTATGGATGTTGCTGACGTTAGTTTTTGAGGTCGTATTGGGACGTTTTGCATTTGGCTATTCGTGGGCACAAATCGCCGCTGACTATAATTTATTTCAAGGTAGATTGATGTCGCTCGGTTTAGTGCTACTCGTATTAGCACCGCTCATTGCTACCAAAATTAGGGATGGTTCGATCGTTGGTGGAACCTACCAGCGGTAATCGCCGCCCGCACCTTTTCTCACGATAGGATTGCGCTTTCGATCGAGCCGGAGCGACTTACAGCGGTTGGCAATTTATTCTCGGTCAGATCCCCCACTTCTTGGAAGAAGTCGGGGATCTTGTGTACATCACCAACCTGAAAAGTTCTGTATTCGCGATCGTGACTGACGACTTATTTTAAATCCTCACGAGTTCCTCACAATATTCAACTAGTCTATTCATATAAAAAACAACGATTGGTAGTTGTTCTTTAAAGAACAACTACCAATCATAACTGTAAATACCTTTTTAAAATTTAGTCAGAGGTACATCAATGATTTTATCTACGCCTTTAACAAAATTAATTCATTTTTTACAAGATGATTTAGCTATTTCGTCCTCGTCGATGTCGATCGCCCTCAAGCAAGTAGAACATAATCCCGGCCCTTTGCCGATGATTTTATGGCAGTACGGACTAGTGACGATCGAGCAACTCGATCGAATCTATGATTGGATGGAAGACACTTGAACAGGCGACTGTAAGACATTTACTAGGCATTATTGCTAGTGCAGATATGAAACAGATAGAGCCGATCGGTAACTTTGAAAAACGCAATTTCCCTAGTTTCCGTAACCCCACTATCGATACGATGATTTGGGGTCGCCAACGGCATCACGTACCCATTTTGCTGGAAATTGATGTCACAGCAGCACGATCGGCAATCCATCACCACAAAGCGCAGACTGGGCAGGGAATTAGTTTTACTGGCTGGATTGTCAAATGTATTGTCCAAGCAATTAGCGAACACAAATACGTCCACGCGCTCCGTCAAGGTCAACGGCAGTTAGTCATTTTTGATGATGTGGATGTGACGATTATTATCGAACGCACCGTGTCCGGCGAGAAGTTGCCAATGCCTTACATTATTCGCAAAGCAAACGAGAAGACTGTGGCGCAGATTCATGCCGAAATCCGCGCAGCGCAAAAATCAACCGTTGCATCCGGGGAAGTTCAGGTTGGCTCGCCCCGCGCTGCTTGGATGATGAGGCTTTTTACGATCGTGCCCAAGTTTGTCCGAGATTGGTTGTTCTGGCAACCAGTGTTTCGCGATCCTTTTCTGTTCAAGCGGATGATGGGTACTGTCTCTGTGACTTCCCTGAGCATGTTCGGCGGCGGCGGGATGAGTTGGGGTATTCCGATTGGCATCCATCCCTTACTCATTGCGGTGGGCGGAATCGCCAAACGACCAGGAGTTATCGACGAGCAAATTGTCATCCGCGAATATGTGGGATTAACCGTCATGTTCGACCATGATGTGACCGACGGTGCGCCAGTAGCGAGGTTTATCAAGAATCTACGGGAATTAATGGCAGGTGGATATGGGCTAGCAGAAGCTGGGGATATGTCCTAAATAGCTTGAATTCTCTCCTCATCGATTCTTCATGTTTAAATCTTACCTATGATTTCTTCACTGATTGTCGCTCAGGTTTTGGTACCGATTGCCCTAATTGTATGGTTAGCGATCGCCCCACCACGTAGTTTGTTGGGTGTTTTGCTACAAGCCCTCGTCACGATCGTGGCATTATTGGCGATCGCCCGCATGGGAATCTGGATTTTTCCGCCTTGGTGGATGCCTTATTGCTATGGGCTGCTTTTTCTGATGGCTTTAGTGATGGTTTGGCAGCGACCCAAACCACTACGCAGAATGCCGTCTAGTTGGCTCGGTTGGATTACCATCATTGGTTTCGTTGCCGTTGGTGTTTTTGTTGGAAACGAAGCTATAGGCAGTTGGATCGGTCAGTTTCCGCCTGCCATTCCCGCCGTCGATCTTGCCTTTCCGCTGCGGGACGGTGACTATCTACTTGTCAATGGTGGTAATGATATTCGGATTAATGCCCATCTCAAGCTGTTGGATGAATCGGTGCCACGTTTTCGTGCTTACCGAGGTAGTAGCTACGGAGTCGATATTGTCAAGATCGATCCGTTTGGCCTGCGGGCAAACGGGATCGTTCCTAGCGATCTGGCTGCTTACCAGATTTATGGTCAGCCTGTGTTAGCTCCCTGCGCGGGAAAAATCCTTCAGGCGATCGATGGTTTGCCAGATATGCAGATCCCTCAGATCGATTCAGTCAATCGATCGGGTAATCACGTCATTCTGCGTTGTCTGGAAGTTTCATTTAGAAGATAATGCCATCTCAATCTTGCCAGATTTTTCTCGTCGATGCCCCGTGGTCGATCCAGACGACCATGTTTAAGAAAAAAGGAGCCGCGATCGATGTCATTCCTTGGGAGTCAACAGACCATGCACAAATCTGATTCGATCGACAAAACCCATTGGAGCCAACGTTTGGTCATCTTGGGGATTATTCTATTTGCCGTGGCCATCGCTCTCTGGCAACTGGTACCGCCCAACGTAATCCCAGCAACAGCACCACTGACCGAATTTTCTGCCGATCGCACTATGCCGGATCTCAAAGCAATTTCTCAAGCACCGCATCCGATCGGCTCTGCCGCTCATACTGCCGTGCGGGAGTATTTGGTGACTCAACTCAAGGCAATGGGATTGCAACCAGAAATCCAAACCACGACAGTCGTACAACCTGGCGATGGTGGCTTTGGAGCAGGTCGAGTTAACAACGTGCTGGTGCGAATTCCAGGGAAAGCCAGTACGGGCGCGATCGTCCTCGATGGTCATTATGATGCTGCTGACACCGGGCCAGGAGCTAGTGATTGTGGGTCTTGTGTGGTGACTGGATTGGAGACACTGCGGGCAATTCGCGCCGGAACACCTTTGAATAACGATCTGATTTTTGTCTTTGCTGACGGTGAAGAAGTTGGGATGCTGGGCGCACGCGCCTTTGTCACCGAACATCCCTGGGCGAAGGATGTGAAACTGGCGATTAACTTTGAAGCATCGGGTAGTCGCGGCGCAGCGGTGATGTACATTACCAGTCGCAACAATCAGCGGTTAATCTCCGAGTTTATCAAAGCAGTACCCTATCCCCGCATGACTTCTTTCTCACCAGCATTCTGGGGTTTATTGCCAGGAGCGCAAATTGGGTGCGATCTAGAGGAGTATACGGCACGCGGTAGCGGTGGTTTTGGCTTCTACTATGGGGGCGATACTCCGGCCTACCATACGCTCCGTGATAATGTGACGGAAATCGATCGCCGCAGCATTCAGCACAATGGTTCTTATGCGCTTTCTCTACTACAACACTTTGGCAATCTGGATCTGAAGACTCTGACAGCAACTCAAAATGCAGTTTACTTCAATATTCTGCCGAATGTAGTCTTACATTATCCAGAATCACAAGTTTTGCCATTGGCGATCGTCACGAGCATTCTGTTTGTAGCTGTGGTTTGGTTGGGATTTCGCGCTCGAACATTGACATTCAAAGGAATTAGTTTGGGCGCGATCGCTTTCTTACTCAGTGCGATCGGTGTAGTTGTCTTAAATGTACTCGGTTGGTGGCTGATGCGGAGTTTGAATCGATCGCTGCAAGTA harbors:
- a CDS encoding 2-oxo acid dehydrogenase subunit E2, with translation MIGWKTLEQATVRHLLGIIASADMKQIEPIGNFEKRNFPSFRNPTIDTMIWGRQRHHVPILLEIDVTAARSAIHHHKAQTGQGISFTGWIVKCIVQAISEHKYVHALRQGQRQLVIFDDVDVTIIIERTVSGEKLPMPYIIRKANEKTVAQIHAEIRAAQKSTVASGEVQVGSPRAAWMMRLFTIVPKFVRDWLFWQPVFRDPFLFKRMMGTVSVTSLSMFGGGGMSWGIPIGIHPLLIAVGGIAKRPGVIDEQIVIREYVGLTVMFDHDVTDGAPVARFIKNLRELMAGGYGLAEAGDMS
- a CDS encoding TfoX/Sxy family protein, producing MASDSNFVEYVCDCLNGAGQVSFKKMFGEYAIYCDGKVVALVCDNQLFVKPTAAGRAAMLQGSCDAIDSIVEAPPYSGAKPYFLIGEQLDNREWLSNLIRLTANELPLPKPKKPKSKKEKI
- a CDS encoding M28 family peptidase; the protein is MHKSDSIDKTHWSQRLVILGIILFAVAIALWQLVPPNVIPATAPLTEFSADRTMPDLKAISQAPHPIGSAAHTAVREYLVTQLKAMGLQPEIQTTTVVQPGDGGFGAGRVNNVLVRIPGKASTGAIVLDGHYDAADTGPGASDCGSCVVTGLETLRAIRAGTPLNNDLIFVFADGEEVGMLGARAFVTEHPWAKDVKLAINFEASGSRGAAVMYITSRNNQRLISEFIKAVPYPRMTSFSPAFWGLLPGAQIGCDLEEYTARGSGGFGFYYGGDTPAYHTLRDNVTEIDRRSIQHNGSYALSLLQHFGNLDLKTLTATQNAVYFNILPNVVLHYPESQVLPLAIVTSILFVAVVWLGFRARTLTFKGISLGAIAFLLSAIGVVVLNVLGWWLMRSLNRSLQVLLIGNYQANLYHVSFVVLTVATMMAIYSWLCQRFKVDDLAIGALFVWLLLTIASSAWLPGASYLFAIPLLFNLLAWSWILLTRNRSWMGILLLSVALIPGIVLLMPVQVYFGSWMARFEGIMNVPLSTLQMVFTALLCGLLVPQFVFFTSFSSVTSRSPRWIVPGGTLLIGAILLSIATFNSGFSTAHPRPNTMSYLLDANRGQANWVSSDRHLDPWKVQIMGTNAQQQQIEFALSPASSGFSAPAPLVNLPALEVQRLEQPTSSNKSALRLRLKSPRQASIAYIDLTTQGTIARAEIDRKPLDLTPLTPKQRQALKFIFFGLPQEGIELNLELTNSQSVQMKLEDYTWGLPAIAGSAIAPRPADLMPAPGHPDYTIVRKQLSIAI
- a CDS encoding winged helix-turn-helix transcriptional regulator → MTEPSSRPCVLDQNADVRKILDLIADKWTALVILALSRETRRYSELHRQIGGVSQKMLTQTLRSLESSGLIDRKVYPVVPPMVEYSLTTLGETLVQPLKTLCNWAGDHFHEVEAFRAQGIDSPKETLREREIEVDDQSTQSKISTLR
- a CDS encoding VOC family protein — protein: MKFGYTIVYVSSVADALTFYKEAFGFETRFLHESGQYGELNTGETVLAFASHAMGEMNLDGRYQKSDLNAPPLGVELAFVTDDVASSYAKAVAAGAISVKEPTAKPWGQVVAYVRAIEGSLIELCSPIGG
- a CDS encoding DUF2949 domain-containing protein; this encodes MILSTPLTKLIHFLQDDLAISSSSMSIALKQVEHNPGPLPMILWQYGLVTIEQLDRIYDWMEDT
- a CDS encoding SDR family oxidoreductase; protein product: MNLTGKVAIVTGGTSGIGRAAAIAYAQQGAKVVVAGRRVAEGEETVRMIKAVRGDAIFVQTDVTQASAVKATIDRAVSTFGRIDIAFNNAGVFGESASLLDQTDDEYDRMMNANVKSVWLCMKYEIAQMIEQGNGAFASGGTTCIVNTASILATIAMPNIPLYVASKHAVVGLTKATALQYAKSGIRVNAVSPGAIATEMIEQATGGQDEAKAYMAGLHPIGRLGKPEEIANAVLWLSSDAASFVTGETLMVDGGFVAQ
- a CDS encoding ATP-binding protein, giving the protein MSLSIVKRIVEAYDGEFTIESGEEIGSIVTVQLPKMLS
- a CDS encoding class I SAM-dependent methyltransferase; this translates as MFTGHNSQFWDDRYGETNYAYGTKPNRFLTEQQYWLKPEMKTLVVGDGEGRNGVWLATQGLDVLSIDLSPVGLAKAQALATQQQVQLQTRCADLTTIILSVASR